The Solanum dulcamara chromosome 2, daSolDulc1.2, whole genome shotgun sequence region CAATGACTTAAAATGCCAAATACTGCATGTACAGAACAGTATCATTAAAAAAAGGTGTTATTGTTCAGGATCAaggattttcttcttttcatgtCCAATGTTCCATTAAGTTGTTTCATGGATCAAAAGTCTCATCAATTTACTGCAAGTCATAAATTCAGATGTGGCCGAATTCAGTCTGTGACTATGctcaaaaaatatatgaagaaaGGCCCAACCTTTGGGTTGCAAATATATAGTCTTGAAAAAGTGCTTTTAACCCAGAAAAGATCAAACTGTTTTCTGGTAGGTATAGAGTAAGTTATCGGCTAGTATTAGAAGCAATTAGCAAACTGATGCTCAGCATGCCAATTTAAATGAGAGAAAAAGTACCTcttctttcatatcaaatttacGACAAGCAGACTCTTTAACTAATGAACATATTATCCCAACAGAATTTGTGCTGCCACTGAAAATTTGACACAGCAATTTGTTCACCACATACTCGTCGACACCATCACTgagtaaaaataatatcaaaagcTTTAGAATCTTTAGACTCAAACAAACTGTATGAATATTTAGAGTTTTTTTATGTCTGTCACCTGTACATAAGACTGCGAATcttaaaataggaaacatcatCGAAAAACAGATGGCAATAAGAGATTCTACCATCACGTCCAGCACGACCAATCTCCTGCACAGGTAGCATTAATCTTTTGTTAAAAATATTGCAGAAGTCAGTATCTCGGAAATCGCAACCTTCACAAGCATAAATAACGACCTGGACATACTCTTCCAAGCTCTCTGGTAAGCTGTAATGTATTACCTGAAACAGAAGCATTTGGAAAGTCTTAATATGAATTGCATAGGATGTCAGACTTAATTGAAGTGCACTTGTAGACAGAAGTAATGATAGGTGATGAAAGATATCAAAATAAACTGCGGGCAACTAGTAATCTCAAACTAGTCACTTCTCATAATTACAAGGGAATCCACGTTGAGTTGAACTGAGATCCGAAAACCATCCACAAACAGAATAAGTATTTAGGGACAAAAGGCTGAATATAGGAAAACCAAGATCAGATCTTACGGCTTCAATATCCTTCTTATTGAGTCCCATGCCAAATGCCACAGTTGCAACAACCTTCCAGAAAATATTGATACAACTTAATGAAACTTCCTTTAAATCAAAGGATAAtacttattatttataaattaaaatgaacaGATAACAAAGTATAATACTTATTATTTATGAATTAAGATGAACAGATAATAAGAATTGTTTCTCTCACCACTCTTATCTTGTTTGCACAAAACAGCTCCTGCGTACGGCTCCTATCTTTTGCAAAAATTCCACTGTGATAACTCTGATAATcaattcaaattataaatttcttATCCCGTTAGGCGtcaaatgatatacatgatggtGCAGGTAAGTGCAAATTATTTACAAAAGTAAACCAAAAGGCAGAGACAAAACCTTTGCTGAGATATTACTGTCGCATAGATATTTGCAAATGAAATCAGTTTCCGACTGTGTGCATTGAGGATGGAAAAAAGAAACAcaagttaagtggcttatgtgATGCAGTTACAGAAGAAAAAAATCTTCAAATGAGAGCGTCACAGACAAATAGCAAGCAACACCTGAAATTTGCAGTAAATGATTATGCTTTTAGCTTCTGAAAAGGGGGAAGACTTCAGCAAGGTCATCAGATCTTTCATCCTGAAACCAATTGAGTAATTTTTGTAgctttcatttatttatttttaggttATTCAGTTTAATATGGGAAAAGATTATGCAACACTAACCTGTTTTCGCTCGAAGATACTGATAACTGCAAGTTATCCCTTGGTTTCAGTACTTGGATAAGATTAGTTGATGGGATATCCAACGCGTGCATCACATGATACAATGCTTTAGTAGTTGCCGTTGCTGTCATTGCAAGTATGCATTGAGCCTTCAGTTTATCACGCAATAATGATGCTTTAAGCCGCATATATGAAGGCCGAAAATTGTGTGACCTACCAAATTGTTCATGATTGTTGATACCATACAAAAGTGACATTTaaataaacaaaagaaaaaggaaaatagatgACAAAGTTGCAAAAGCAAGACTAGAAAATGTAACCTTGAAAAGCTCTGACTCACCATTCAGAAACACAGTGGGCTTCATCAATAACCACAAGTGAGATTTGAGTGTTACAAAAAATGGACAAAAATTCCGAATTGAGAAACCGCTCTGGTGAAACAAAAAGGACCTGAAACATAAGCATCAGATTACTATTTTTAGGAGGAGacagaagaaagaaaatgacctcaaaaacCTTCTATCATATCTtgattatatattaaattgaaaAACAGCTAATCAAGAAACAATAAAGAGAATGGAAATGGGCATGTAACACATCAACACTagaattcaataaaatattcatatgaTCATCCAAGATAAACATTAGACTTAACAAGCACATGTGTGAGAATGGACTAAAGTTACTTTGACCATCCACTGTTTAATTGTATTCTCCTACTAGTACAGGTATGTGGTAACTCTTCCCTCTAAGGTTACAGGTATGTGGTAACTCTTCCCTCTAAGGTTTAGGCAAAGTCGGAAGAAATCACCCAACTGTTTTGCCTAAGCTGGAATTTGACCCTGTTACCTATGGTCTTCTTCTAACTTCACTGGCTGCTAGGTCACACATATGGGCATACACTAAAGCAACTTTGGAGGCAGTAACAAACCTTACCTTTATGGATCCTTCTTCTAGTAATCTAAACGTTTCCCAGACCTCCTCAGGTGTCTGCAACAGTGAAAACATTAAGTCAGGAACTGCCTAAAATGCCATTAACTCTAAAGCTCCAAAATCGCTAAAGTTATATGTAAAAACCTGACTGCTACACAAAAGACCACCCTCAACTGCAGCGGGCAGCTGCTTTAACTGATCAATCATCAAGGAAACCAAGGGGCTAATAACGATGGTAACTCCCTGCAAAACCATTGCTGGCAACTGATAACACAGCGACTTCCCAGCACCTGTTGGCAATACCAACATTGTAGATTTCCCTGAAAGCACCATCTTGAGTGTCTCCAACTGCCCATCTCTAAATGAATCATACCCGTAAGTCAGTTTCAACAACCTCAACAAATTCTCATCGGACACCTCATTTCTAACTCTCATCACAGCTTCTTCAATCAACTCTGCATCAAAATccaacctttcccctcttcccTTAACTTCCACAACCAAACCTTCTTCATCACACAAGCCATTCTCCCCCTTCTTACCTTCAACCCCAACTTTCTTTTTCCATCTCCGGTAGAACTTTTTACCACTTGATGAATtaaaattctttcttttaaatttagaTGCAAACTTTTTACCATAACCATTTATGTTCAGCCTTACAAAGTTACCCTCATTAGCACATTTAACCTTCTTCACGGGCAATGAAGACGTAGACGACACATTGCTCCCTATTAAATTAGGATGTTTCCTCGCAGCTTTAGTCCGACAACCCGACTCAACTGCTTCCTTTTCATTCTCTTGGACCAACCGGGGGTCAATAGAATCAGCTTCAACGGGCTCAAAATTGAGAATGGTTTTGTGGGTTTTCGAAAAAGAAGCAAATTTCGGTAAGTACAAGCCACCTGCAGGAAGAACTTCACCGGAACTGTTGTCATGGGACAAAACGGCGGCATTTTCCGAACGGTGAATTTGGAATGGCAAATCGGAGAATGTCGGTGGGGAAGGTGGATTTTGAATTGGGGTTTCCTGGGTTCTTGAAGATGAAGCGAATTTCGAATAAAATGAGCCTCTAGAAGGAAGAGCTTCACTACAAACGGTGTCGTTTGAGTGAATGTGGAAGGGTAAATCGGAGAGATTCTGTTGACTTTGAATGGTGGTATCGTCCTtggattttatgggttttttgGTTGAGGTTTTTGGTCTTAGCAATGGGCGGGAAATTTTTGTTGAAATGGCTGAGGTGTTTTTGGCTTGAGCTCTTGATTTGGCGGTAGCAAGAAGAGCACGGCGCGACGAAAACTGTGGAGATGGAGGAGGGTGGCGTGGTGGTGTTGAGGATATGTGAGAGCCATCGGAATCGGAGTCGGAATCCATGAGAGATTGGTCGGGGTTGAACACTGCTACTTTTGCTCTCTCACCTCCACCAAAATTTCTCTCATATTTCCCGccaaatatgttattgttgacattaaacattaaaagaaattcCTTAAATTATGTATTGATTAGGAGCAGGCATAAATAccagaaaattaaaaaatcgaTTGAATTGAACTAATTTGGTTCTTCGATTTTCAGGTTTGGTTTATAGGtttttttttaaaggaaaaaagtttaaatatgtcatcgaactttgagaaaaggctcattcatgtcatccgttaaaaatttagctcatttatgtcattgcCGTTTGAGAAAAAAGACTCtctatgccattattttttaactttagtTTTGCAAAACTACCTAaacaacttgtaacacttttcTATTGGAGTTTTAAATCAAATGTActttttttgcttcttctttttcaaaaataccaagaacacatgaagaacatcaaaaattcaaattttcaacttcttcaatttttcacgaaatcagctcaaatttcaatagtagtATCAATC contains the following coding sequences:
- the LOC129880443 gene encoding ATP-dependent DNA helicase Q-like 5, with the translated sequence MDSDSDSDGSHISSTPPRHPPPSPQFSSRRALLATAKSRAQAKNTSAISTKISRPLLRPKTSTKKPIKSKDDTTIQSQQNLSDLPFHIHSNDTVCSEALPSRGSFYSKFASSSRTQETPIQNPPSPPTFSDLPFQIHRSENAAVLSHDNSSGEVLPAGGLYLPKFASFSKTHKTILNFEPVEADSIDPRLVQENEKEAVESGCRTKAARKHPNLIGSNVSSTSSLPVKKVKCANEGNFVRLNINGYGKKFASKFKRKNFNSSSGKKFYRRWKKKVGVEGKKGENGLCDEEGLVVEVKGRGERLDFDAELIEEAVMRVRNEVSDENLLRLLKLTYGYDSFRDGQLETLKMVLSGKSTMLVLPTGAGKSLCYQLPAMVLQGVTIVISPLVSLMIDQLKQLPAAVEGGLLCSSQTPEEVWETFRLLEEGSIKVLFVSPERFLNSEFLSIFCNTQISLVVIDEAHCVSEWSHNFRPSYMRLKASLLRDKLKAQCILAMTATATTKALYHVMHALDIPSTNLIQVLKPRDNLQLSVSSSENRMKDLMTLLKSSPFSEAKSIIIYCKFQSETDFICKYLCDSNISAKSYHSGIFAKDRSRTQELFCANKIRVVVATVAFGMGLNKKDIEAVIHYSLPESLEEYVQEIGRAGRDGRISYCHLFFDDVSYFKIRSLMYSDGVDEYVVNKLLCQIFSGSTNSVGIICSLVKESACRKFDMKEEVILTILTQLELGEVQYLHLLPQTSVTCTLNFHQTSPALLAMKDAVVAAILKNSEIKDGQHIFDIPSVANSIGLQVVDLSNHLQTLKIKGEVAYELKDQAYCYVIMDTPKDICSLATQLTKWLSEVESCKVRKMDTMYDAAVFAVEACDKVHGCRGHQHTPCLQRKITEYFVNGTEVVIPKRIGGSSPFLAADIKVFLQCNSHAKFTPRAIARILHGIASPAFPSAVWSRTHFWGRYMQTDFKAITEAAKTELMKLVGKDALKGGHSML